The following are from one region of the Falco biarmicus isolate bFalBia1 chromosome 1, bFalBia1.pri, whole genome shotgun sequence genome:
- the MRM1 gene encoding rRNA methyltransferase 1, mitochondrial isoform X3, producing MEQVLKHSARWAAGLPLAVCRPRWAALRCCSTREQPSPRAAPAAGGPEEGPPPGGTGRPPPPALPAVSGAAAGSGAPRVGRPWHKAEERRGRPAAASRERWGWSGGDFSKARRRLKQQPLSVERTKGSEILFGIAPCSLALSQSRRDLFRLFLKQSSGSRRLVMSEFVLQATARGVPVHHVTRRELDALCRGRVHQGVCLEATPLHFKSLEEVEKPDLGDEESPNRQLIWLVLEQIKDPMNLGALLRSAYFLGVDRVVASQKNSCPLTPTVSKASSGTMEVFDVYSTDDLRSFLKAKTAEGWEVVGTVSKPEEVENVPVISCLEFRWNKPIIIVIVPFFCR from the exons ATGGAGCAGGTGCTGAAGCACAGCGCCCGGTgggccgcggggctgccccTCGCCGTCTGCCGGCCGCGGTGGGCAGCGCTGAGGTGTTGCTCCACGCGGGAGCAGCCGTCGCCCCGGGCAGCGCCAGCCGCGGGTGGGCCTGAGGAGGGGCCGCCCCCCGGCGGGACaggccggccgcccccgccagCCCTCCCGGCGGTCTCCGGAGCGGCGGCTGGCTCCGGGGCCCCCCGCGTGGGCCGCCCGTGGCACAAGGCCGAGGAGCGAAGGGGCAGGCCCGCGGCAGCCAGCCGGGAGCGGTGGGGCTGGTCGGGGGGTGACTTCTCCAAGGCGAGGAGGAGGCTGAAGCAACAGCCTCTGTCCGTCGAGAGGACTAAAGGCTCAGAGATCTTATTCGGGATCGCGCCGTGTTCCCTGGCCCTCTCCCAGTCGAGGAGGGATCTGTTCAGGTTGTTCCTCAAGCAGAGCAGCGGCTCTCGGCGGCTCGTTATGAGCGAGTTTGTCCTTCAGGCCACGGCCCGGGGAGTCCCTGTGCACCACGTCACCAGGCGAGAGCTGGATGCTCTTTGCAGAGGTCGGGTCCACCAGGGCGTCTGTTTGGAGGCCACCCCTCTCCATTTCAAGAGTTTGGAGGAAGTTGAGAAGCCTGATTTGGGGGATGAAGAGAGTCCGAACCGACAGCTGATTTGGCTGGTGTTGGAGCAGATCAAGGATCCCATGAACCTGGGGGCACTGCTGCGCTCTGCGTACTTCTTGGGGGTGGACAGAGTGGTGGCAAGCCAGAAGAACAG ctgccCTTTGACTCCGACAGTGAGCAAAGCTAGCTCTGGAACTATGGAAGTCTTCGACGTCTACAGCACAGATGATCTCCGGAGCTTTTTGAAG GCTAAAACTGCAGAAGGCTGGGAAGTTGTGGGAACGGTCAGCAAGCCTGAGGAGGTGGAAAACGTTCCTGTCATCAGCTGCTTGGAATTCCGGTGGAATAAACCCATTATTATAGTAATAG